The sequence below is a genomic window from Nicotiana tomentosiformis chromosome 6, ASM39032v3, whole genome shotgun sequence.
GttaaaatcgcctccaaaattgcccaaatccaagcTTCCCGACTTAAacatatgaccaaatgaacaaaccctcgatattatatGTTTCTACCCAGCTGTTttgcctcgtttctcatgccaaacaATCCCGAAACCCACATTTGATGCCTCTAGTAGATTTCTCGTAAAATGCCAGTCAAGTtagacttttgaatcactccatttgaccttataatgaaggagatatgttggtttcaatatctGAAAATAGTGCgaatttttaaatacgaattcagtggcaatttcgtaattaatctaaacaaataTGGCAactcaattcttagtaaaatgactaCATACATTCCTCATACAAGGTCGAAACATGATGACTCCAGTttctatggttccaaaattacgatacggatctaatgcttcaatcaaaatagaaattggagttcatttgcttaatgtggtaccatttatgcttgaagaaatgaCGTCGAAACATATACAAAATGAGCACaatacaacccaaacctatctgaaactccctcaagcccctcgggacccagtccgaatataccaacaagtcccataataaaacacggacttactcgaggcctcaaattacgcataacaacatcaaaaccatgaatcgcatctcaaatcaaacttaatgaactttgaatctttcaactcccaaaactcgtgccgaaccttatctaatcaactcggaatgaactcaaattttgcacacatgtcccaaatgatataacgaagatATACCAATTCACGGATCTATAATCTAAATCCGatatcctattattatatcgtttgttcatgggtatcagaaaatacataagttgataaagtttatttcatgacattaaccgaaggcatattgatcttatgacatcctgagagatattattgacttacttcGTATGCATTGCATTCACTTATATacgtacattgacccatgaccagatggtgttatatacgtgtatattatatgtatatgagatatggggaaagattatggcattatatatgcaccacctgatcagttggtctacgttgatgatttcgcccacagaggccgagatgatatgatgggatggcctcagaggcttgatgatgttatgtatgcatatacctatgcatgatgtgatatttatatgcatatgcatgatattataattgtttcatgattcacagagctattcagacttacaggttgagctttactctatgtttctctcatgtgttccttacatactcggtactttatttgtactaacgtcccttttgcctggggacattgCGTTTtatgcccacaggtcccgatagataggttgagagttctcctagtaggctatcagatcagtggaaggtgtttgtgcactccacttgctccggagttgcctatttagtcagtataatttggacatgtattgattggtatggcgaggCTCTCTCCCGACCTTtttgacatttatgtactcttagaggcttgtagacagatgccatgtatatggatacttgtatggccttatcggcctatgttttgagtatacaaattatcatgtcgaccttataggccagtatgtcacatgtataagtttgcattccatgttgggtcatcctatgtcgagtattcccttatgttttattctggtgaTATCATGACGTCCCTTctagcccatttacccatgatggtatgataagaaatatatgttacattggtgctcggttaggtaaggcaccgggtgcaagtcgcggcccatcggtttgggtcatgacagattatGATTGGCTCACTTTCTtatttcccatgttccgagtCCTTCCTAATAAATTTGATTATTCTAAAACAAGTGTTGTGTTGAAATAGGTATGTAATCAAAATATGTTCCAAATATTCCCATCATATCATGATTTCCTCCGAGAATGAAATCAAGTATGACCAATATATTAaaggtgttatgatttaaaaatcatgtttcaattgcaagttaGTATGCCTAATTGTGGAAGAGACATTCAATGTGAGTAAGACTCATATCGCTCATATATAcacttaaagtcttgatttgaaattccCTTATTGTTGATAAACCGTGATGATGCTTGAAAGTTATAGAGGTGTGCATGAAATACGAAATATGAAATATGTCTGACGTGCCgagaatgatattacaattgtggccactagtgccaatgaaacggaaaaatgtgtgaaagattatgaaatgagttgtaaattcttcaaataataaatgttttgggagtatcgtttactCACCAAGGAAGGGAAGGTCGAAATAACCTAACCTCGAAACAACACATgacggtgtaggagtgattgaagggtaaatccccaagttgatgtgatgagattgtttccccttatatgggatgagactgatgtgttgagatatttccccttaaaagggatgagatgattgctagcgggatgtgatgtgatgttgtcacggcccaaaatctgactagtcgtAATGGTACCTAACCAAAccaactaggtaagccaatttaccaCTAACTAATTCCAATAACAGTTAATGAAGTaaataagtaaagaaatatctgaatctaatacattccccaagaactggtagtacaaatcatgagcttctaaggtTAATTACCAGAAAAAACataaaagtttttgggaaaaattcgTGGCTTGTGCTATGAATATATGGCATAATGGATACTCTGGATTGACTCCGTAAGGCTTAAGGATACATCCTCCATGTTGCCAAAAAATCTGTAGCTCATAATAAGTTCTTCTTTCTATTATAATTGATGGATCAAAGGGATCCATGAGGTTGAACAACTCCGGTGGATGATCTGTTGGTTTCAATGAACTGGTTCCTGAAACATTTGTAAACATGTAGACCTAGCTGGTTGGCTTTTGTTTTGACCTCATCTTCTCTGGGGAAAATCTCTTTGAGAATTCTTCTGGTCGAGACAAAAAATATGCGAGAATATTATCCTTTCCTTTCAGGTGCTTGACTTGGAAATTGTATGGAGAGAACTATTGGTCCCATCTGAAAATTTGAGAATTGGAAATAATTTTTGCATTTATCTGGATCATTTTTGGGAATGCCTTCATATCCATTTCTATCAGAAATTCTGTATGAATGAGGAAAAAATTGAACTTCTTAATCTTATTCTTCACTGCAAGAATTTCCTTGAAAGTGGAATGATAATATTTCTCAGCATCTTTGGACTTTCCGCTGGCATATCCGCATATTTTCCTTTGGACATCTTTTTCTTCAAATAGAACAGCACTCCAGTATTCATCGTTGGCATCAGTTTGCAGTATTTTCTAACCTTATGAAAGGGAtgtagagagacttgacatcttTAGATAACTCCTTTATTTTCTTGGCTGCTTCATCTTATTCCTTTCCCCTTGATGGAGCATTTTTCTTGAGCATCTTCGTAAGTGGAGAAATGTATGTAGAGATATTTGGGATGAAATCTCTTACATATTTTAATACACCCAGGAATTATTGGATTTTCTTTGTTATGAGGCTGGTATCTAGAAATTTGAGTATTTCCTGGCATATATATGGTCCTGGACTGTATGCTCCTTGGATAAAATGCATTCCAAGAAAATCAAtataatgacctggccggtcgttttgagtattatagccacattcccccatttattgcttattctatgttcaatcgtggttatgtgacttaatggggtggttggtttggttccggggatgtttcggaatgaactgggacacttagtcccaaggttggaagccagCTCAAAGAGTtaactggatattgacttatgagtaaacgactccagaatggagttttgatggttctgatagcttagtatggtgattttggacttaggagtatgtccggattttgatttggagttccgtaggtcgttttgtcttgaattggcaaaagttggaaacttaaaggtttggaaaattgagcagtttgaccgagagttgaatttgttattactgggctcggattttggttcaggaagttggaataggtccgttgtgtcatttatgacttgtgttcaaaatttggggtcaatcagagttggtttggtgtATTTCGACATTGGTTTTAGAGGGtggaagttcaatagttcattaggcttgaattggggagtGATTTGTATTTTCAatgttttttgatgtgatttgaggcttcggctaagttcgtatggtattttaggatgtgttggtatgtttggatgggggcctcgggtgagattcggaATGGTTTCGGATTGAGTTTGGCCTTATGGAGTTGCTAATTTGCTGGTGTCTGGCTTCCTCTTAAAGCGGATCGCGATCGCAGAGGGTTATTTCTAGCAGGAGGATTTTTGTGCAACGCGTTCGCGAGTTTGATTATGCGATCGTGTAGCTTTGGTTAGTTGTGCATCATGAACGCGGGTGATGGGGAGCGTCTCTGAAGAAGGAAGGGAAGGTCTGGGAAGTGCAcgcatttgttcttcgcgatcgcgtgtccatgtccacgatcgcgtaggtctgagtTGATGAGCATCGCGTTCGCAGCTGGGTGTCCATGTTCATGTAGGTCATTTCTTGAGGGCAATaagctttgttcttcgcgatcgcgagggtattaccgcgatcgcgaaggggaataCCTGGGCAGACTATTTAATTTCAAaaaacgagggttagagtattatttcacatttagACTTGGAGAGCTCGGCTAGGGGCTagttttgagagggatttcactaCAAATCAAGAGATAAGCTATTTTTTATCACTTTTGTCCAATAATATTGAATGCCCAATGATTTTTACACCTAaattatgtgtttttaaggtgcAATTTGGAggattttggactagggattggagagtaagatttgggggttTGAGCATCGATTTGTGGTCAATTtaaatgattttggtatggttggactcgttgttgaatgggtgtttggattttgtgaattttgtcgggttctgaggcatgaacccggggttgacttttgggttgacttttttattttggttaaagatcttagctttatcatttggaatcaattcctatagcttttattgatagtattacgttatttttggctagattggaGCCTCCCGGAGATTGATACATACGGGAAGGGCTTGCTAGCAGAGTAATTTGATttacttgaggtaagtatcttatctaaactcgattgatgcactagttgcctgaattattagGATAGCGACATGCTAttgggtgcgcatatgtgtggggttgagcccatgtgctgACACCGGGGGGTATTTAATCATGTTCGGGTTGTGCTCAGGCTATAAaaagcctagaattgactgttaaacCTTAAGCTATGATGCTTCACATATTTAtgacattgttgtgaactatttgagccatgttggAGGCTACATAGGGGTTTAATCTCTCAATGAACTAATAGATGTTATTCTCTGATGAAATTGCTGGTTTCAGCTATGATAGTACACGCTGCActtgcctacactttagcatgttgtttataccagtccaggagcatgagatttgTTATTCATTCATTACATACATGTATACTAGTTTAATTGCTCCTATATGATATGATTGGATTGGACTCATTACATAAATGATATGatccgggcggattgtgttgttgtgcatgtgaccacgccgggcgaattgtgttgttgtgcctgtgaccacgccgggcgtaTTTTGTTGTTATGTATGTGACCACACCAggcggattgtattgttatgcatgtgaccacgccgagcTGGTAGCATGTTGAATTGGCCGTGCTTGTGTGCGGATatagatccatccccctagggtcaccctctcatgtttctctcttaatGGTGTACACGTGGTTATTAAGGAAAACTAATAAGCGGTTTGGTACGGATATAGAAAAGTTGAGGAAATCTGGCCAGTGtttccttgatcatttatctgatttaactgCATATTATCTCTATATTCCAAGTACTGACTGAGCAGGATATTTGAGAAactgtacacatacacacacagatGTTTTCCTACTGAGCTTTATGATTTGATTccattattgttctgtacttgtttAAAATATGAAACTGCACAGGTGAAAGTTAGCATCATTTAATGAGTTGTGCTTCTTTTACCTCGTCGTGTTTaattatgatacttattgagtatattgggtcggttgtactcatactacactatgcacttatTTGTGCAGATCAAGGTGTGGGGACCAGTTATCAGCAGTAGGCTTGCTTGTTGGACTATCTGCTAGAGGCGAGGTAGAGTTGCATCCTTGGTCGCAGTTTTGACTTATCTTTTTCTTTCATATTGTTGATGCAGTTCAGATAGTGTAATTATTGTTTGTTTCAGCCTTGTATTCCGTTGTAGAGCTAATGACTCCGTATTGACCAGTTTCTGGGGGATTTACTTTGTATTAGCAATTTTATTATATTGAGATTTCAGTCTTATGAGATTTCTGTAAGTTCCATTGTTCTATTTGCCTTTGTTATCatgtttcggcttgcctagccggtgtgttaggctccatcacgatcggtaaggattttgggtcgtgacaagttggtatcagagccataggttcataggtattacgagtcatgagcaggtttagtagattcttatggattggtacggagacgtctgtacttatcttcaagaggctaccgtaccattaggaaacttcactttcttgtattcttgtcatgcagATTTATTAATTCtggaaactaaacttctattattctattctctcatagatggtgaggacacgtgcgacCGGATCGGGCAGACGGACACTAATACCACCAGCTAGGGTCGCGAGAGGCTAGGGtcacggtagaggccgaggtgcagctcgtactgcagctagagcagcacctttGGAGCCACTtgttgctctagctcaggagaAGACACCAGATGTGGTtggagccggtgggaccagcttaggcactagctgtgcccattgtgattgcAGGCCTTCAaaaggctttggcccagatattgactgtatgcactagccttgctcaggtggtttcagttcaggccgcaccagccaattctcaggccgggggagctGCTCAGACTCctgtcgcccgtactccagagtagttggttcagggacttcagacatcggGGGTACTACCATCCCAGTctgttgcagctgctcaggcctaggttggtccacctatgagtgacgaggagcagaagaggctagagcggtttgggaggctcaagcctccagCGTTCAGTGGGGCTGAggcagaggatgctcaggatttcttagCCAAGTGCTAGTGGGTGCTTCtcacagcgggtattctggagactagtggagtctcatttactacttttcaggtGTCGGGGTTAGACTTCATATGGTGGGAGtcctatgagttgagcaggccagtcAGAgctgcaccacttacgtggcatgagttcttagttctcttcttagagaagtttgttccatagACCCGTATGGAGGAGTTGCGTGGGCAGTTTGAGAAGCTACGCCAGGAGGGTATGtcagtgacccagtatgagatgagattttcagagatGGCTCGTCACAAGATATGGTTAGttcccactgagagagagaggattaggaggttcattgatggcctcaactatggactacgTTTCATCATGACTGGGGAGATTGCATCAGGAGCTAGGTTCGACGAGATGGTTGATATTACTAGGCGCCTAGAGCAGGTTCACAgccaggagcgtgaggagagggaggccaaaaggcctcgtggttcaggtggtttcagcggtgtttcttCTGGAGGACAGCCTCatcacagcaggggtcgtccttataggcccgctcagatggcacGTCCGGTTCATCGTGCTGCATTAGTTAGTCATGGTTCCTACAGTGCTCGTTCAGGTCAATCATCATTCAGTGCAATACCATCACAAAGTTCTTACCATGCTTCATCTTTCCAGATTTCTATAGGCAGTTCCTCGGGTTATCAAGATCAGCAGCCCATCAGGAGGGGTTGCTATGAGTGCGAGGATTTGAGTCATCTCAAAAGAGATTGCCCCAAACTATTGAGTAGGGCTCCACAGGAGATATCCCAGCCTACGATTCCAACACCAGTTACTTCAACCAGCTCAGGGTGGGTCTCAGGAagctagaggttgccctagagggggaggtcgatcaggtggtggtcaggatcgatgctatgcttttcccgcCAGGCCAGAGGCCAttgcttcagacgcagtgatcataggtattatttcagtgtgccacaaggatgcttccatattatttgaccatgtttctacttattcatatgtatcatcgtattttgctcgttatttggatatgcctcgtgagtccttagttttgccagttcatgtatctacgccggtgggcaattctattgttgtggaccgtgtgtgtCGGttgtgtgtggtgaccattggaggATTGGATACGAGAGTTGATCtattatttcttagtatggttgattttgatgtgattctgggcatggattggttgtccccatgtcatattattctggattgtcatgctaagaccgtgaagttggcgatgccggggttgcctaggatcgagtggagaggttctctggactatgttcccagtagggtaatttcatatctaaaggcccaacggatggttgggaaaggGTGTTTGGCATATTTAGCTTTTGTGAGaaatgttggtgctgatactcctactaatGATTTTGGTctagtagtgcgagactttccggatgtgtttcctatggacctgtcgggcatgccacccgacagggatattaattttttgtattgacttggtgctgggcactcagcccatttctattcccctatatcgtatgacaccagcagagttgaaggatttAAAATAGAAACTCAGGAGCTTCTTTATAAGGGGTtaattaggcctagtgtgtcgccttggggtgcaccagttctgtttgtgtagaagaaggatggtattatgcgggtgtgcattgattataggcaattgaacaaagttacaattaagaacaagtatcctttgccatgcattgatgacttattttaccagcttcagggagctagagtgttctctaagattgatttgacatctaagtatcaccagttgaagattcaggactctgatattctgaagacgacattcaggaccccgctatggtcattacgagcttcttgtgatgtcttttgggctgaccagtGCCCCAGCAACactcatgcatctgatgaatagtgtgttctagccatatcttgattcatttgtcatagtatttattgatgatatcctgatgtactcatgtagctaggaggagcatgcacaacatctAATGATTGTACTACAAAcgctgagggaggagaagctatgctaaattctccaagcatgagttttggctcggttatgtggcattcttagggcatgtggtgtctagtgagaggatcaaggtagatccgaagaaggttgagGTGGTTCAGATTTAGCCCAGGTCGTCTTTAGCTACTgaaattcggagttttcttggcttggcctgATATTATCGCCACTTCGTGGAAGGCTTCtcgtccattgctgcacctttgactagattgacccagaagggtgccccattcaggtggtctgatgagtgtgaggagagatttcagaagctaaagactaccttgaccacacctccagttctagtttttccttcagcatcgggttcatatacaatgtattgtgatgcttctcagattggtatttggtttgtattgatgtaggagggttgAGTGATTGCTTCTGATTCACGCTAGTTGCAACCCCATGAGAAatactaccatgttcatgatttagagttggaggccattgtccatgcattgaaggtttggaggcattatctctacggcgtgtcttgtgaggtatttacagatcatcggagtctacaacacttgttcaagcaaaaggatctaaatttgaggcagcggaggtggttggagctgttaaaagactatgatattaccattttgtatcatcccgggaaggccaatgtggtggtcgatgccttgagtagaaaggcgatgagtatgggtagcttgcttatattcctgttggtgagagaccgcttgcatcagatgttaaGTAATGCCGTCCAAATCCACtattaaaaagtaaatggacacggtcgcatgcaatataatttacataactatgagtcggggtcgaatcccacagagaacaatatgtaggcgattaggcgtgtaagagaattatcacttattatgctaagccaaacacttagaaatagtttgagaaaatatttataactaattgcaaaaatataaactaacctaga
It includes:
- the LOC138893928 gene encoding uncharacterized protein, translated to MEELRGQFEKLRQEGMSVTQYEMRFSEMARHKIWLVPTERERIRRFIDGLNYGLRFIMTGEIASGARFDEMVDITRRLEQVHSQEREEREAKRPRGSGGFSGVSSGGQPHHSRGRPYRPAQMARPVHRAALVSHGSYSARSGQSSFSAIPSQSSYHASSFQISIGSSSGYQDQQPIRRGCYECEDLSHLKRDCPKLLSRAPQEISQPTIPTPVTSTSSGWVSGS